One region of Triticum aestivum cultivar Chinese Spring chromosome 6B, IWGSC CS RefSeq v2.1, whole genome shotgun sequence genomic DNA includes:
- the LOC123136885 gene encoding ABC transporter G family member 39 has product MEIVRMGSSAGGGSGVRRTASSWRGASGRSDAFGRSAREEDDEEALRWAAIEKLPTYDRMRKGILLPGAVGAGQEVDIQGLGLNERKNLIERLIRTAEEDNERFLLKLRDRMERVGIENPTIEVRFQNLNIDAEAYVGNRGIPTFINFFSNKIMNVLSALRIVSSGKRPISIIHDISGIVRPGRMSLLLGPPGSGKTSLLLALAGKLDSTLKVSGRVTYNGHDMHEFVPQRTSAYIGQHDLHIGEMTVRETLAFSARCQGVGTRYDMLTELSRREKEANIKPDPDIDVYMKAISVEGQESVITDYILKILGLEICADTMVGDGMIRGISGGQKKRVTTGEMLVGPAKALFMDEISTGLDSSTTYQIINSLRQSVHILGGTALIALLQPAPETYELFDDIVLLTEGKIVYQGPRESVLEFFEAVGFRCPERKGVADFLQEVTSRKDQHQYWYRNDEPYRYISVNDFTEAFKAFHVGRKMGSELRVPFDRTRNHPAALTTSKFGISKMELLKACVSREWLLMKRNSFVYIFKIVQLIILGTIAMTVFLRTEMHRGSVEDGVIYMGAMFLGLVTHLFNGFAELAMSIAKLPIFYKQRDLLFYPSWAYGLPTWLLKIPISFLECAVWICMTYYVIGFDPNIERFFRHYLLLVLISQMASGLFRVLAALGRDMVVADTFGSFAQLVLLVLGGFLIARDNIKAWWIWGYWCSPLMYAQNAIAVNEFLGHSWRMVVDPTDSNDTLGVQVLKSRGIFVDPNWYWIGVGALLGYIMLFNVLFIVFLDLLDPLGKGQNVVSEEELMEKHVNRTGENVELLLLGNDTQNSPSNGGGEITGADTRERGMALPFTPLSITFDNIRYSVDMPQEMKDKGITEDRLVLLKGVSGAFRPGVLTALMGVSGAGKTTLMDVLAGRKTGGYIEGDISISGYPKNQETFARIAGYCEQNDIHSPHVTVYESLVYSAWLRLSPDVDSEARQMFVEQVMELVELTSLRGALVGLPGVNGLSTEQRKRLTIAVELVANPSIIFMDEPTSGLDARAAAIVMRAVRNTVDTGRTVVCTIHQPSIDIFEAFDELFLMKRGGEEIYVGPLGHNSCHLIDYFEGIQGVKKIKDGYNPATWMLEVTTLAQEDALGVNFADVYTNSDLYRRNKALISDLSTPPPGSTDLYFSKQYAQSFFTQCVACLWKQHKSYWRNPSYTATRIFFTTVIALIFGTIFLNLGQKVGKRQDLFNSLGSMYAAVIFIGIQNGQCVQPIVDVERTVFYREKAAGMYSALPYAFAQVFIEIPHVFLQTIIYGLIVYSLIGLDWAFMKFFWYMFFMFFTFLYFTFYGMMAVAMTPNSDIAAIVATAFYAVWNIFAGFLVPRSRIPIWWRWYSWACPVAWTLYGLVASQYGDIADVRLEDGEQVNAFIHRFFGFRHDYVGFMAVGVVGFTVLFAFVFAFSIKVLNFQRR; this is encoded by the exons aTGGAGATCGTGAGGATGGGGAGCTCGGCGGGAGGCGGGAGCGGCGTGCGGCGGACGGCGTCGTCGTGGcggggggcgtcggggaggagcgACGCCTTCGGGCGGTCGGccagggaggaggacgacgaggaggcgctgCGCTGGGCGGCCATCGAGAAGCTCCCCACGTACGACCGCATGCGCAAGGGCATCCTGCTCCCGGGCGCCGTCGGCGCCGGGCAGGAGGTGGACATCCAGGGGCTCGGCCTCAACGAGAGGAAGAACCTCATCGAGCGCCTCATACGCACCGCCGAGGAGGACAACGAGCGCTTCCTCCTCAAGCTCCGCGACCGGATGGAGCG GGTTGGCATCGAGAACCCGACTATCGAGGTGCGGTTCCAGAACCTCAACATCGACGCCGAGGCCTACGTCGGCAACCGGGGAATCCCGACGTTCATCAACTTCTTCTCCAACAAAATCATG AATGTGCTGAGTGCTCTGCGCATCGTGTCAAGCGGGAAGAGGCCCATCTCTATCATCCATGACATCAGCGGAATCGTAAGACCCGGCAG GATGTCCTTGTTGCTTGGCCCCCCTGGGTCTGGAAAAACTAGTCTACTCCTGGCCCTGGCAGGGAAGCTCGACTCAACTCTCAAG GTGTCAGGGAGAGTGACTTACAACGGGCATGACATGCATGAATTTGTCCCCCAGAGGACATCAGCGTACATCGGGCAGCACGATCTTCACATCGGCGAAATGACGGTGAGGGAGACGCTGGCCTTCTCTGCGAGATGTCAAGGAGTCGGAACCCGTTACG ACATGCTTACTGAACTCTCAAGAAGGGAGAAAGAAGCCAACATCAAGCCAGATCCTGACATTGATGTCTACATGAAG GCCATCTCTGTGGAAGGTCAAGAGAGTGTGATCACAGATTACATCCTCAAA ATTTTGGGTCTGGAAATCTGTGCAGATACAATGGTCGGCGACGGTATGATCAGGGGCATCTCAGGTGGACAAAAGAAGCGTGTCACCACAG GCGAGATGCTTGTTGGACCAGCAAAGGCACTGTTTATGGATGAAATCTCCACCGGTCTGGACAGCTCCACAACATACCAGATCATCAACTCCCTCAGGCAATCTGTCCACATCCTCGGTGGCACGGCGTTGATCGCGTTGCTTCAGCCTGCGCCTGAAACATACGAGCTCTTTGATGACATTGTTCTGCTCACCGAGGGGAAAATCGTGTACCAGGGTCCTCGAGAAAGTGTCCTTGAGTTCTTTGAGGCCGTCGGATTCAGATGCCCTGAGAGGAAAGGCGTTGCAGACTTCTTGCAAGAA GTAACATCTAGGAAGGATCAGCACCAGTACTGGTACCGAAATGACGAGCCATACCGATACATCTCGGTCAACGACTTCACGGAGGCATTCAAAGCGTTCCATGTTGGCCGCAAGATGGGCTCGGAGCTCAGGGTGCCGTTCGATCGAACCAGGAACCACCCTGCTGCGCTCACGACTTCCAAGTTCGGTATCAGCAAGATGGAGCTTCTTAAGGCATGCGTCTCTAGGGAGTGGCTGCTGATGAAGAGGAACTCGTTTGTTTACATCTTTAAGATAGTCCAG CTCATAATCCTTGGGACCATCGCAATGACTGTCTTCCTGCGTACGGAGATGCACCGGGGCTCAGTCGAGGATGGAGTGATCTACATGGGTGCGATGTTCCTCGGCCTGGTCACGCATTTGTTCAATGGATTCGCCGAGCTCGCCATGAGCATTGCAAAGCTGCCCATATTCTACAAGCAGAGGGACCTGCTCTTCTATCCATCATGGGCGTATGGATTGCCTACATGGCTTCTCAAGATCCCGATATCATTTCTGGAGTGTGCCGTGTGGATCTGCATGACTTACTATGTCATCGGCTTCGATCCAAACATCGAAAGGTTCTTCCGCCATTACCTGCTGCTTGTGCTGATCAGCCAGATGGCATCGGGTCTCTTCCGGGTTCTTGCTGCATTAGGAAGGGATATGGTTGTTGCAGACACGTTCGGGTCATTTGCTCAGCTTGTTCTTCTGGTTCTCGGTGGCTTCTTGATAGCTAGAG ATAACATCAAGGCATGGTGGATTTGGGGCTACTGGTGCTCCCCTCTGATGTATGCCCAGAACGCCATAGCGGTGAACGAGTTCCTTGGGCATAGCTGGAGGATG GTTGTTGATCCGACAGACAGCAATGACACGCTTGGCGTACAAGTCTTGAAGTCGCGCGGCATCTTTGTCGACCCAAACTGGTACTGGATTGGTGTTGGTGCCTTACTTGGGTACATCATGCTCTTCAATGTACTCTTCATTGTGTTCCTCGACTTGCTTGACC CACTTGGAAAGGGCCAAAATGTTGTTTCTGAAGAGGAACTGATGGAGAAGCATGTGAACCGCACCGGAGAAAATGTAGAGTTGCTGCTTCTTGGAAACGATACCCAGAATTCACCTTCCAATG GAGGAGGAGAAATCACTGGCGCTGACACCAGGGAGAGGGGAATGGCACTTCCATTTACTCCCTTGTCAATCACCTTCGACAATATCAGATATTCTGTAGACATGCCTCAG GAAATGAAAGACAAAGGTATTACTGAAGACCGGCTAGTGCTCCTGAAAGGCGTAAGTGGAGCTTTCAGGCCAGGAGTTCTTACAGCATTGATGGGCGTCAGCGGGGCGGGAAAGACCACTCTGATGGATGTATTGGCGGGACGGAAAACTGGCGGTTACATTGAAGGAGACATCAGCATCTCTGGATACCCGAAGAACCAAGAAACTTTTGCCCGGATTGCTGGTTACTGTGAGCAGAATGATATCCATTCTCCACATGTCACCGTTTATGAATCGCTCGTGTACTCGGCGTGGCTCCGATTGTCCCCTGATGTAGACTCAGAAGCAAGACAG ATGTTTGTGGAACAAGTCATGGAACTCGTCGAGCTGACATCACTGAGGGGAGCATTGGTGGGACTGCCAGGAGTGAATGGTTTATCCACCGAACAGCGTAAAAGGCTCACCATTGCTGTTGAGCTTGTTGCCAACCCCTCCATCATATTCATGGATGAACCAACTTCTGGACTGGACGCAAGGGCAGCTGCCATCGTGATGAGGGCGGTCAGAAACACAGTAGACACAGGAAGAACAGTTGTCTGCACCATCCACCAGCCCAGCATCGACATATTTGAAGCTTTTGATGAG CTGTTCCTGATGAAACGGGGAGGAGAAGAAATTTATGTCGGCCCCTTGGGACACAACTCATGCCATCTCATCGATTACTTTGAG GGCATACAAGGTGTGAAGAAAATCAAGGATGGATACAACCCTGCAACCTGGATGTTAGAAGTGACCACCCTAGCTCAAGAAGATGCCTTGGGTGTCAACTTTGCCGACGTATACACGAATTCTGACCTATACCG GAGGAACAAAGCTTTGATAAGTGACCTAAGCACACCTCCACCTGGATCGACGGACCTGTACTTCTCAAAACAGTACGCGCAGTCCTTCTTCACACAATGTGTTGCTTGCCTGTGGAAGCAGCACAAGTCATATTGGAGAAATCCATCATACACTGCAACTAGAATCTTCTTCACGACGGTTATTGCCCTCATCTTTGGCACCATCTTTTTGAACCTAGGACAGAAAGT CGGCAAGAGACAAGACCTGTTCAATTCTTTGGGTTCCATGTATGCAGCAGTTATTTTCATTGGAATTCAGAATGGCCAATGCGTTCAACCTATTGTCGACGTCGAGCGAACAGTTTTTTACCGAGAAAAGGCTGCTGGGATGTACTCTGCTCTACCCTATGCTTTTGCACAG GTTTTCATTGAGATCCCACACGTCTTCCTGCAGACCATTATTTATGGTCTGATTGTTTACAGCTTGATTGGCTTGGACTGGGCATTTATGAAATTCTTTTGGTacatgttcttcatgttcttcacttTCCTGTACTTCACATTTTATGGGATGATGGCAGTCGCCATGACGCCAAACAGTGACATTGCTGCCATAGTGGCAACTGCATTCTATGCGGTATGGAATATCTTTGCCGGCTTCCTAGTCCCCCGATCA AGGATACCAATATGGTGGAGGTGGTACTCATGGGCATGCCCGGTGGCATGGACACTCTATGGGCTTGTTGCCTCACAATATGGAGACATCGCAGACGTTAGGCTGGAGGATGGGGAACAAGTGAACGCTTTCATCCACAGATTCTTTGGATTCAGGCATGATTACGTAGGTTTTATGGCTGTCGGTGTTGTAGGATTCACTGTTCTCTTCGCTTTCGTTTTTGCCTTCTCTATCAAAGTCTTGAACTTCCAAAGAAGATAG